The genomic window TGATCGAGGAGCTGTCCTGGATGTCCTGGAACTCGACGGCGACCTTGGCCAGGGTGTCCTGGTCAAGGGAGGAGAAGGCGTTGGAGTAGAGGACCGAGCGGACGACGTCGATGGTCGTCTGGGAGGCGGAGGAGGCGTCGAGCTTGGCGGAGTCGAGGGCGGAGCGGGCGTCGTCGTCGGTGACGGTGATCCCGTGCTCCTTGCCGACCTTCTCGTAGGCGGGCAGCCAGATGAGGTCGGTGAGGACGGCGTCGGAGGTGAGGCCCTGGACGTTCTTGAGCTGGGTGGCCGCGGACTGGACCTGGTTCTCCGTGATGGTGACGGACTCGTGGGTGCCGTCGGGCAGGTCGTAGGACGCGGTGGCCGCCTGGCCGGGGTGCGCGGAGCAGCCCGCGAGCGCCGAGCCCGCCAGGACGAGGGCGCCGGCGGCGGCGAGGGCGCGGGTGCGGGTGCGGCGCGGGACGGAACGGGTCACGGTGTGCTCCTTGGTTGCTGGCGGGAACCGCGTCCGGTGAGCGGGCGGGGTCCGGGGCGAGTGTAGCCCGGGGCCGTGCACCGCCAGGGCCCGACCGTCCAGGGGCGCGACGCGCGGTCTCCCCGGGCGGCGCGCCGCCACCCGTCGCGACGTCGGCGGTGCCGCCGTCAGTGCCGCTCTCAGCGGCGCCGGCGGTACCTCGTGGCCTCGGTGGCGTAGTCCTCGTCGCCCTCGACGACGGCGTGGAGGAGGACCTCGGCCCAGCGCAGGAGCTCCTCGCCCTCGACCACTCCCCCGCCCATGCGGGCGGCGCCGGGTGCGGGCACGACGATGGTGCGGGTGGCGGGCTTGAGCGTGGTGCCCGGGTAGAGGCGGGTGAGGCGCATGCGTCCGGACTCGGGCAGGTCGAGGGGCGCGAAGCGGATCGACTTGCCCTGGGCGACGATCTCGCGCACGCCCAGGTGGGCGGCCAGCGCGCGCAGGCGGGCGAGCGCCGCGAGGCGCTGGACGGGCTCGGGGACGGGCCCGTAGCGGTCGGTGAGCTCCTCGAGGACGTCCGCGACGTCGGCGGCCGAGCGGGCCGCGGCGAACTTCGTGTAGGCCTCCAGGCGCAGGCGCTCGTGGGGGACGTAGTTCTCGGGGATCGTGGCGTCCACGGGCAGCTCGACGCGCAGGTCCTCGTCGATCTCGGCCTCGGCCTCGCCGGCGCGCTCGGCCGCGTCGCCGGCCTTGGACGGGTCGATCTTGAGGGCCTTCTTGTAGGCGGCGACGGCCTCGGAGACCATGCGAACGTAGAGGTCGAAGCCGACCCCGGCGATGTGCCCCGACTGCTCGCCGCCGAGCAGGTTGCCGGCGCCGCGGATCTCGAGGTCCTTCATGGCGACCTGCATGCCGGCGCCGAGGTCCGTGTTCGTCGCGATGGTGCGCAGGCGCTCGAGGGCCGTCTCGGTGAGCGGCTTGTCGGCCGGGTAGAGGAAGTAGGCGTAGGCGCGCTCGCGCCCGCGGCCCACGCGCCCGCGCAGCTGGTGGAGCTGGGACAGGCCCATGCGGTCGGCGCGGTCGACGATGAGGGTGTTGGCGTTGGAGACGTCGAGGCCGGTCTCGACGATCGTCGTGCAGACGAGGACGTCGATCTCCTTGTGCCAGAAGTCGTCGATGACCTGCTCGAGGCGGGACTCGCTCATCTGGCCGTGGGCGGTGGCGACCCGGGCCTCGGGGACCATCTCGGAGATCTGGGCGGCGACGCGGTCGATGTCCTCGACGCGGTTGTGGACGTAGAAGACCTGGCCGTCGCGCAGGAGCTCGCGGCGCACGGCGGCGGAGACCTGCTTGCGCTCGTAGGCGCCGACGTAGGTGAGGATCGGGTGGCGGTCCTCGGGCGGGGTGGCCAGGGTGGACATCTCGCGCAGGCCGGTCACGGCCATCTCGAGGGTGCGCGGGATCGGGGTGGCGGACATGGACAGGACGTCGACGTCGGTGCGCAGGGCCTTGAGCGTCTCCTTGTGCTCGACGCCGAAGCGCTGCTCCTCGTCGATGACGACGAGGCCGAGGTCCTTGAAGCGCACCTGGCCGGTGATGAGGCGGTGGGTGCCGACGACGACGTCGATGGAGCCGTCCGCGAGGCCGGCGAGGACCTTCTCGGAGTCGGCGGCGGACTGGAAGCGGGAGAGCTGGGCGATCTTGACGGGGAAGCCGGCCATGCGCTCGGTGAAGGTCTCGGCGTGCTGGGAGACCAGCAGCGTCGTCGGGACGAGGACGGCGACCTGCTTGCCGTCCTGGATAGCCTTGAAGGCGGCGCGCACGGCGATCTCGGTCTTGCCGTAGCCGACGTCGCCGCAGATGAGGCGGTCCATCGGCTGGGGCGACTCCATGTCGCGCTTGACCTCGTCGATGGTGGAGAGCTGGTCGGGGGTCTCCGTGTAGGGGAAGGCCTCCTCGAGCTCGGTCTGCCACGGGGTGTCGGGCCCGAAGGCGTGGCCGGTGGTGGCGGAGCGGGCGGCGTAGAGGCGCACGAGCTCGCCGGCGATCTCGCGGACCGCCTTGCGCGCCTTGGACTTCGTCCTCTGCCAGTCGGCGCCGCCCATCCTGTTGAGGGTGGGGTTGTCGCCGCCGACGTACTTGCTCACCTGGTCCAAGGCGTCGGTGGGCACGAGGAGGCGGTCGCCGGGCTGGCCCTTCTTGAAGGGCGCGTACTCGATGACGACGTACTCGCGCGTTGCTGGATTTGCAGTGTTCTTAGCCGATCCGACCCCGCGGCGCAGGAGCTCGACGAAGCGCCCGACGCCGTGCTGGGCGTGGACGACGAGGTCGCCGGGGTGCAGGGAGAGCGGGTCGACGCTCTTGCGGGAGCGACGGGCGGGCAGGACCTTGCGCTGACGGGGCCCTCCCCCGGCGCGGCCGGTGAGGTCGGACTCGGCGAGGAGGGCGAGGTGCAGCTCCTCGGAGACGAAGCCGTGGCCGGCACTGGCCTGAGTGACCCGGACGACCCCGTCGCCGGCACCTGCGCCGTCGCCCGCGGAGCCCGGCTCGCCCCGGCCGAGGTCGGCGGGCTCGTCGAGCTGGGTGACGATGCGGGCGGGGACGCCGCCGTCTCCGAGGAGCTCGGCCATGCGGCGGCCCGGCCCGGGACCGTTCGTCGCGATGACGACGCTCCAGCCGTCCTTGGCGAGGCCGCCGATGTCGCGGACGGCCTCCTCGAGGCGGCCGCCGTAGCCCTTGGGGTCGCGCAGCGGCAGCTCGACGGTGTCCGGAGTGGCCTTGAGGGAGGTGAGGGACCACCAGCCGAGGTTGGAGGAGAGCGCCAGCCCGCGGGCCTCGGCGAGGTGGGCGAAGGCGGCGGCCGACAGGTCGATGGGGGCGTTGCCGCCGTTGGCGGCGCTCGTCCAGGCGGCGGCGAGGAACTCCTGGGTGGTGGCGGTGAGGTCCTCGGCGCGCTTGCGCAGGCGCTCGGGCTCGAGGCCGACGACGAGGCGGTCCCCGACGAGGTCGAGGAGGGGCACCATGCGGGGCACGAGGACGGGGGCGAGGGACTCCATGCCCTCGGCGGGGATGCCGGCGGCGATCTTCTCCAGGAGGTCGCCGGCACCGGGGATGACGCCCTTGAGGCGCTCGGCGCGCTCTCGGACCTCGTCGGTGAGGAGGACCTCGCGGCAGGCGGTGGCGGTGACGGGGCCGAGCTCCTCGACGGTGCGCTGGTCGGAGACGGCGAAGGAGGAGACGGACTCGATCTCGTCGCCGAAGAAGTCGACGCGCACGGGGCGCGGCTCGGTGGGTGGGAAGACGTCGAGGATGCCGCCGCGCACGGCGAACTCGCCGCGGTTCTCGACCATGTCGACACGGGTGTAGGCGGCGTCCGCGAGGCGCTGGGCGGTGGCCTCGAGGCCCGCCTCCTCGCCGGCGGCGAGGCGGATCGGCTCGAGCTCGCCGAGCCCGGCGACGATCGGCGCGAGGAGGGCTCGCACGGGGGTGATGAGGACGCGGATGGGGCCGCGCGAGGCGTCGCCGGTGGTCTCGCCGTCCTCGGGGTGGGCGAGGCGGCGCAGGACGGACAGGCGGGTGGCGACGGTGTCGGCGCGCGGGGAGAGGCGCTCGTGCGGGAGCGTCTCCCAGGCGGGCATGACGGCGACGTCGCTCTCCGGCAGGTAGCAGGCCAGGGCCGCGGCGGTCTCCTCCGCCTCGCGGGTGGTGGCGGTGAGGACGAGGAGCGGCGTGCCCTCCCCCTCTGCGGGGGCCTGCCCCGCGGCGTCGAGGCGGTTGCCGGCCGAGGGGGCGGCGGCGCGCTGCCCGACGGCGCGGGCGACGCCGTCGGGTCCCATCGCCATGAGGGCGAGGACGGCGGGACGGGCCCCGGGGGCGACGACGACGGAGCGGTCGGTGCGCGCGCGGCTGCCCGCCGCGTCCACGAGCGCAGCCGTGGTCGGGTCGGTGAGGAGCGGGGGCAGGAGGGCAGTCAGGCGCACGGCGGGCAGTCTAGGTGTTGGTGGCAGACAGGTTCATGACAGTCGGGCGGTTGGGGGGTTGCCGTTGAGTGCGCTGTGGCCTCGTGCAGTGTTGTAGAACTCGATCCAGGGGGCAAGGGCGTCACGGCGTTCCTGGTTCGAGGTGAACGCCCTGCGGTAGGCCCACTGGGTGGCCAGGGTGCGGTTGAACCGTTCGACCTTGCCGTTGTGCCACGGGCAGTGCGGCTTGATGAACTTCTGCCTGGCACCGACCTGGGCGACGGCGGCAGCGAAGGCGCCCGAGTGGCGGTAGACGAAGGCGTTGTCGGTGATCACCCGCTCGATGCGCTCGATGCCGTGATCCGCGAAGTACGCCGCGGCCCGCAGCACGAACCCGGCGCAGGTGTCGGCCTTCTCGTCGTCATGGATCTCGCTGTAGGCCAGTCGGCAGTGGTCATCGACCATCGAGTGGACGTAGTCGTAGCCGATCCGGCCCCGCCGGCACGTGTCGGCCTGGGTCGCGGCCCGCCCCAGCACGCGCCACCCGCCCCCGTCGGGGATCTTGCCGAGCTTCTTGACGTCAACATGGACCAGCTCGCCTGGCCGCTCGCGCTCGTAGCGGCGCGTCGTGGCCTGGCTGGAGCGGATCACCTCCCCGGTGATGGGATCCAGGCACGCCAAAGGGGGCACGTCGTGACGGCGCAGGATCGCGGTGACCGTACGCACCGGGCCCCCTGTCGCGGCGCTGATCGAGGCCGGCCCCTGCCGGTGCTGCCGGCGGTGCGCCAGCACACGCTGCTCGGTGGAGGCGCTCGTGCGCCTGGGCATCGTGTGCGGCCGGCTCGACCTGTCGTACAGGCCCGCGTCCCCCAGCTCGTCGTAGCGCTTGAGCCAGTGGTGGGCGCACTGGCGGGACAAGCCCATCGCTTTGGCGGCGTGCGCCACCGGCCAGCCCTGGGTGCGGACCCGTTCAACCAGCAGCCGCCGACCGTTGACATTCAGCCGAGCCCTAGAGTGAGCCATGGGGGACCTCCGTTTGTAGGTGTGAGCGTCGACAAGTCACACACAACGGGGGTCCTCCCCTTCACGTCAACCCTTCCAGTGTCACCAACCTGCCTGCCACCAACACCTAGATGTACTGATCGGGGAGGTTGGTTGAAGGACTGCGATCGGCTTGTATGAGGTGAGGAGAGCACCGGGTGCTGGCAGGGTGGGGCTTGCGACAGTCTCACCGAGCAGTACGAGAGGTGCTCTCCTCATGTCCCACGCTAACGCAGCCCTGACCCCACGCGCCCGGCAGCGGGTGGCCCGCCTTGTCGTTGAGAAGGGCTACCCCATCAGCGAGGTCGCCGCCCGATTCCAGTGCTCATGGCCCACCGTCAAACGCTGGGTGGACCGCTACCGCGCCGGGGAGGCGATGACCGACCGCGAGCCTGTCAATGTTTTTGTGTAAGTGGGGTTGTCAGAGGTAGGGGTTGATTCGGTTGGGGTAGGCGGCGGTGAGCTGGGCGAGGGCCTGCTTCCAGCCGTTGGTGGCCTGTCCTTGGATGAGGCGTCCTCGGCTGCGGCGCTGCTCGGCAGTCAGGCCGGTCTCCTTGGTCCTCTCAGCGGCTCGCTTGTCCTCGATGTTGCAGACCTGCCGGCCACAACAGCTTCACGGCTGCGGCGTCACAGGGGAAGTGTCCGCGGTTCTTGGTGACCTTGCGCAGCTGGTAGCTCGTGCGAGCTCGATCGAGTTCGTCGAGGGGGCACCTCCCACGGGCGTGGGAGAGGAGATGACCCGCCGCAGGGCCGGAGGGAGGGCCAGGAACGGCGTGAACCGCTCCCACGCCCGCTCCCACACCCCCACCGTGTCGGGGTAGCGGGTCCCCAGCGGACTGGCCGCGGACCCGGTCCAGGGCCGCCTCGGCGGCGTCGGCGCTGGAGGCGGTGTAGACGGGCTTGAGGGCGGCGGCGACCTTCCTTGCGGTCCCCGTAGGACACGAACCCCCGTCCAGGAGCGGATCAGGTGCACCACGCAGGTCTGCACCATCGAGTCGGGCCACGTCGCCTCGACCGCTTCGGCAAGGCCCGTCAGCCCGTCGCATGCCCCCGCGCGCTGCGCTCCGTGCGGGAGGTGCCCCCTCTACGATCAGCACGTCCTGGATGCCGCGGCCCCGAGCCCGGGCGCACACGCCCCGCCCTTCAACGAGGCGCCCCCTCGGCCTGCACCCAGATCCTTAAGGCACGTGCTTAACGCCCTCCATATCGACACCGACGGCGATGTGGGCCGCCCTGTTGGACACCCGCCCCTGGTCACGGATCTTGACGCGGATCGCGTCGAGGTAGATCACCGGGTAGAACTCCTCCAACGGCCGCATCTGCCACTCCAGGACGGCGTCAGCGACCGCGTCGGTGATGTTGCTGATCGTCCCCGCCGACAGCCCCCGCCCCGAGGGTGGACTCCAGGTGGTGGCCGGTGCTCGCGCACGCATCAATCCCCCCGGCGTACAGGCTGATGATCATGCCATCCAGGCCGTCCATACGCCGCTGACCCTTGCGCACCAGACGGGGCGTGAAGGTGCCGGCACGGTCCCGAGGCACCTCGATCTCGAAGGGGCCCACCTCGGAGTCCATCGTCTTGACGCTGGATCCGTTGCGGGCGTTGCCCCGCGCCGCCGGGGCTCGCTCGCCCTTGTCGTAGCCCAGGTGGTCGGTCAGCTCGGCCTGCAGGCCCCGCTCCAGGGTCTCCTTCAGCAGCGCCGGCAGCAGCCCGTCCGAGCCGGTCAGGGCGACCTGCCCTGAGTTGATCTGCTCGAACAGGCCGTCCAGGCCACCGCAGGCCACCAGCGCCTCGACCGCCTCACGACCCGCACCACCCGAGGGCGCCTTCTGATCCGTCATGGTCATCAGTGTCAGTCCTTCCAGCAGGGCTTACACAAACCATTGAACAGGCCCAATGCTCATGGCCCACCGTCAAACGCTGGGTGGACCGCTACCGCGCCGGGGAGGCGATGACCGACCGCTCCAGCCGCCCCCACTCCAGCCCCAACCGCACCCCCACCACCGTGGTACGCCGGGTCGTCAGCCTGCGCAGCCGCCTGCGGGAGGGCCCCGTCCAGCTCGCCGCCCGCACCGGCATCGCACCCTCGACGGTGCACCGCATCCTCAACACGGCCAGGCTGAACCGCCTCTCCTACCTCGACCGCGCCACCGGGCAGGTCGTACGCCGCTACGAGCACGAGAGCCCCGGTTCCCTGGTCCACGTCGACGTCAAGAAGGTCGGCAACATCCCCGACGGCGGTGGCTGGAGGTACGTGGGACGCACCCAGGGTGACCACAACCGCCAGACCACCGACGGCGCCAGGCGCAGGCACGGTCAGCCTCGTCTGGGGTGGGCCTACGTCCACTCCGTGCTCGATGACCACTCGCGCGTGGTCTACTCCGAGGTCCACGACGACGAGAAGGCTGCCACCGCTGTCGGTGTCCTGCAGCGGGCGGTGGCGTGGTTCGCCGCCCGCGGGGTGGTCGTTCAGCGGGTGCTGTCCGACAACGGGGCCGCCTACAGGTCACGGGCCTGGACCCAGGCCTGCGAGCGCCTGGGGGTCAAGCCCCGCTACACCAGGCCCTACCGGCCTCAGACCAACGGGAAGATCGAGCGGTACCACAGGACCCTGGCTGATGGGTGGGCCTACTCCCGCCACTACGCCAGTGAGGCCGAGCGCCGCGCCGCACTGCCGGCATGGACCCACTTCTACAATCACCACCGCCCCCACACCGCCACCGGCGCCCTCCCACCGATCACGAGGTTGACCAACCTCCCCGATCAGTACACCTAGGGGCGCGGCCTCGGCCCCCGGCAGGCGGCTTCGCCACCAGCGGGAGCGCAGCGCTCCCCTCGTCCCCGGGGACGTTCGCGCGAGGGACCGGCCCCGGAGACGCGGTCCGGCCCCGCCGCTCGGGGAGCGGCGGGGCCGGCAGGCGGTGCGGAGGCTCGGCGTCAGCGCTTGACCATCATCCGCACCATGGTCCCGAGGTCCTTCATGTCGTGCCGGACGAAGGGGAGCACGAGTGCGAGCAGCGCCATCGCGGCGACCATGACGACACAGGCGAGGAGGCAGACGACGACGTCCGGGAGGCCGGCGGCTACCCCGCAGACGGCCCAGGTGATGCCCGTGGCGACGGCGGAGACGGCGAAGATCCGCAACCCGTTCCACACGAGCGGCGTTGTGTGCAGGTTGCCAGCGCGGCCGGCCAGCAGGATGGAGACGGGCCACAGGATGATCGGGGAGACGACGTAGGCGTAGGCGACGCCGAGCGCCCCGAACTGGGCGCCCACGATGATCGAGGCCATGCGGATGAGGGCCGAGAGCATCGTGTACCGCAGGTACGCGCGCCCGAGGCCTCGCGAGGTGTAGATCCAGCCGCCGACGGTGGCGAGCGTGGACAGGCCCTCGCCGATGGCGACGAGCCGCATGTAGGGCACCGCCGCGATCCAGTGGGCGCCGAGGACGACCCGGACGACCGCCGGCGCCGCGGCGACGACGAGACCCATGAGGAGGAAGACGGGGTAGCCCAGCCCGAGCTGGCCACGGCGCAGGTAGGCCAGGGCCCGCTCGTCGTCGTCCTGCAGCTTGGCCATGACGGACAGGCCGAGGCTCGTCACCTGCGGGCGGAACTGGTTGAGCGGGGTGCGCAGCGTCTGGACGGCCCGGTTGTAGAGGCCGAGCGTGTTGGCGCCGAAGAACCGGCCCATGAGGATGGCGTCAAGGTTGCTCGCCAGGTAGGCGACGACCTGCGTGCCGGCCATGGAGACGCCGAAGCTGAGGAGGGCGCGCATCGACTGGCGCCTGTCGTACCAGCGGGGCAGCCAGCCCGCCGCGATCGGCAGGGCGATGAGCGGGAAGAGCGCGGTGACGACGCGTTGGACGACGAGCGCCCAGTAGCTCCAGTCCCAGGCTGCAGTGATCGCGCCCGCGACGAGCGCGAGGATCGAGGCGACGAGGTCGATGGTGAGGAGCTTGCCCACCTGGAGGCCTCGCGTGAGGTCCGCGCGGTACTGGTTGACCATGCCCGCCATGAGGAAGGTCGGCGCGATGGCCATGGAGACGCCCGCGACGGCCGGCTCGTGGTAGAAGCCGGCGAGCAGGGGCGAGATCGCCAGCGTGATGAGCATGAGGACGAGCCCCGCGCCGGAGTTGATCCACCACAGGTTCGACCGCTGGCCGCGGGTGAGGTGCTTGCCCTGGATCGCCGCGGTGGACAGGCCGAAGTCCTGGAAGATGGTCGCGACGCCGACGATCGCGGTGACCATGCCGACGACGCCGTACGCGTGGTCGTCGAGGAGGCGCGCGAGGACGACGACGTTACCGAGCTGGACGAGGATGCGCAGGCCCTGGGTCCAGATCGTCTGCCCGGCGGCCCTGGCGGCGCGCTTGCCGAGGTTGTGCGAGCCCTCCTCGGTCGCGGCGTCCGCGCCGGCCGAGCCCGTACCGAGGTCGTCCGTGATCCGCTCGTCGCCGGCCGAGCCGGTGAGCGGGGTGTTCGAGGGCTCGCCGGACGCTCCCTCCGGGTCGTCGGCGGGTACGAGAGGGTCGAGCTCGTTCTGGCTCATCGGAGGCTCGCCCCCATGTCGCCGAGCGCCTGGGAGAAGCGCCCGACCATGCCGTCGGCGCGCTCGCGCAGGGTGACCGCGTCCTCGGCGAGGCGCGGGTCGGCGACGGCGGCGAGGGTCCGTGGTACGACCTCGTCCTCGCGCAGGTCGACGACGTGATCCCAGCCGAGCTGGGCGAGCAGCGGCGCGAACTTGCGGGAGTAGGCCAGCGGCACCGCGGGCGTGCCCATGGACAGGGCGTTGAGGCAGGCGTGCATGCGCGAGCCGATGACGAGCCGTGCGGAGCCGACGGCGCGGCGGACCTCGTCGAGGGCGTCGGGGCCGGAGGGGATGACGACGTCGACGTCGCCGAGCTCCTCGCGCAGGGCGGCCAGCGGGTAGCGGTCGTTGTCCCCGGGGGCGTCGTCCTCGTGGACGACGTGGGACAGGAGGGTGACGGAGCGCCCCTCGGCCTGGAGGGCCTTGGCGACGGCGGTGACGTCGGCGCGGTAGCGGGCGGCGTCGACGTGCGGGTTCTCGCCCCAGAGCAGGCCGGAGACGTTGAGGACGACGTCGCGGGTCCGCTCGACGGCCGGGTGGTCGATGGCGAAGACGACGTCGGTGGACTCGACGTCGACGGGGCGGCCGAGCTGGGCGGAGAAGGCCGCCGAGCGGGGGTCGCGGCTGGCGACGAGGCTCGCCTGGCGCAGCGACCGGCGTGCGAGAAGAGTGGCGCGGCGGGTCGTGAAGGGGCCGATGGTCTGCGGCGTGAGGACGACCGGGACCCCGACGCGGTGCGCCAGCTCGGGGAACAGGGACATGCGCTTGAGGCGGTCGAAGCCGTAGATGTCCGCGAAGGAGTCGCCCGCGCGGGTGTCGAGGACGAGGTCGAAGGAGCTCAGCCAGTCGAAGAGGCCGTGCTCTCCGGTGACGCGCTCCTTGACGAGGCTGCGACCGCGCATGATGCCCATGGGGGCGTCGCCGCGACCGGTGCCCTGGATCTCGATCTCGGCGTCGGGGAAGACGCGCTGGGCGAGGGCCTTGGTGCCGACCGCGAGGGCGCGGACACCGAGGTTCGGCTGGTCGAGGGAGGCCCAGAGGATGAGGATGCGCATGTCGTCCTATGCAGTCGGTGGGGCTGGGCGCCGTGGCGTCCGCAGGACGCCGCGCTCAGAGGCTCCGCAAAGGTAGCGCCCCGCGCGCGCCGGGCGCCGTGACTCAGGACGCTCTCGGCCCGAATGCGGGCGTCCCGTGAGCGGACTCACGCGCCCCGGTCCGGGCGCGGGGACCGTGGCCGCCGTCCCGGAACGGACGGGCCGGCCGGCGCGCTCAGCGCGCGTACTCCTCGGTGACGCGGCCGGTCATCGCGGCACGGAGGATCCCGAGGGCGCCGGCGGCGCGGTGGTCGAGCTCGGCCCGGCGGGCGACGTCCCGCGTGAGGCGCGCCCGAGCGCCGTTGACGGCCGCGAGCGCGGCGCCGCGGGCCGCGAGCCGGGCGCGCAGAGCCCGCCGCTCCCCCGGGGCGGCGGTGAGCACCCGGACCATCGCCCAGGCCTCGCCGTTCCGCCGTGCCCGGGTGAGGACCCACTCGCGGGTGAGACGGTCCGCCGGGACGGACTCGGTCGCGACGGCCTCGTCGCACCAGAGGAGCTCGCCGCCGTCGCGGACGAGCGCGCGCGTGAAGAAGGTGTCCTCACCACCCGTGAACGCGAAGCGGGGATCGAAGCACAGCCCGAGGCGGCGCACGACGCTCATGTCGAGCAGGAGGTTGCCGGCGCCCGCGGAGGGCACGGGCGTCCCCGTCGCGCGACGGCGACGCATCCACACGGGCGAGGCCGCCACCCAGGCGTCGGGCTCGGCCTCGAAGGCGGACAGGACGGGGCCGGCGACGCCGGCCGGGCGCCGCTCGGCCTGGAGCGCGAGGAGGGCGGCGAGCCAGCCGTCGTGGGGCGTCTCGTCGTCGTCGATGAAGACGAGCAGGTCGCGGTCCTCAGCCTCCGACAACGCGCGGTTGCGGGCGGCGGTGAGGCCGGGAGCCTCCTCGACGACGACGACGAGGCCCTCCTCGCCCCCGAGGGCGGAGGCGATGGCGTCGCGCGCGCTGCCGGCGGCGTCGTTGTCGACGATGACGACCCGGGCGTCGACGTCCTCGAGCGCGCGGCCCTGCTCGAGGAGGAGCGGGATGAGCGCGGTGACCCGCTCGGGCCTGCGGTAGGTGCACACGGCGACGTCGAGCGTCCGGGAAGGGGCCGGCACGGGGGTCTCCCATCGTTGGCTGGTGGTGCCGGGATAGTATCGCCGGGCCACGTCGTCCAGGACCGGGGAGGACCCGGTCCCCCACCGGGAGGCCCGCCTCGATGCCCTCAGCGCCGCTCAGCACGACCGCCGTCGTCGTCGTCAGCTACGGCTCCCACGACCTGCTCGCGCGCAACCTCGCCCCGGTCACGGCCGAGGGCGGCCCCCGCGGCGTCGTCGTCGACAACCTCACGACGGCGCAGGAGCGCGAGGCCGTCACCGCCCTGGCCGACGAGCACGGCTGGACGACGGTGCTCCCGGAGGGCAACACGGGCTTCGGTCGCGGCGTCAACCTCGGCGTCGAGCGCGCCCTGGCTGACGGGGCGCGCACCGTCGTCGT from Actinomyces radicidentis includes these protein-coding regions:
- the mfd gene encoding transcription-repair coupling factor, with the translated sequence MRLTALLPPLLTDPTTAALVDAAGSRARTDRSVVVAPGARPAVLALMAMGPDGVARAVGQRAAAPSAGNRLDAAGQAPAEGEGTPLLVLTATTREAEETAAALACYLPESDVAVMPAWETLPHERLSPRADTVATRLSVLRRLAHPEDGETTGDASRGPIRVLITPVRALLAPIVAGLGELEPIRLAAGEEAGLEATAQRLADAAYTRVDMVENRGEFAVRGGILDVFPPTEPRPVRVDFFGDEIESVSSFAVSDQRTVEELGPVTATACREVLLTDEVRERAERLKGVIPGAGDLLEKIAAGIPAEGMESLAPVLVPRMVPLLDLVGDRLVVGLEPERLRKRAEDLTATTQEFLAAAWTSAANGGNAPIDLSAAAFAHLAEARGLALSSNLGWWSLTSLKATPDTVELPLRDPKGYGGRLEEAVRDIGGLAKDGWSVVIATNGPGPGRRMAELLGDGGVPARIVTQLDEPADLGRGEPGSAGDGAGAGDGVVRVTQASAGHGFVSEELHLALLAESDLTGRAGGGPRQRKVLPARRSRKSVDPLSLHPGDLVVHAQHGVGRFVELLRRGVGSAKNTANPATREYVVIEYAPFKKGQPGDRLLVPTDALDQVSKYVGGDNPTLNRMGGADWQRTKSKARKAVREIAGELVRLYAARSATTGHAFGPDTPWQTELEEAFPYTETPDQLSTIDEVKRDMESPQPMDRLICGDVGYGKTEIAVRAAFKAIQDGKQVAVLVPTTLLVSQHAETFTERMAGFPVKIAQLSRFQSAADSEKVLAGLADGSIDVVVGTHRLITGQVRFKDLGLVVIDEEQRFGVEHKETLKALRTDVDVLSMSATPIPRTLEMAVTGLREMSTLATPPEDRHPILTYVGAYERKQVSAAVRRELLRDGQVFYVHNRVEDIDRVAAQISEMVPEARVATAHGQMSESRLEQVIDDFWHKEIDVLVCTTIVETGLDVSNANTLIVDRADRMGLSQLHQLRGRVGRGRERAYAYFLYPADKPLTETALERLRTIATNTDLGAGMQVAMKDLEIRGAGNLLGGEQSGHIAGVGFDLYVRMVSEAVAAYKKALKIDPSKAGDAAERAGEAEAEIDEDLRVELPVDATIPENYVPHERLRLEAYTKFAAARSAADVADVLEELTDRYGPVPEPVQRLAALARLRALAAHLGVREIVAQGKSIRFAPLDLPESGRMRLTRLYPGTTLKPATRTIVVPAPGAARMGGGVVEGEELLRWAEVLLHAVVEGDEDYATEATRYRRRR
- a CDS encoding polysaccharide pyruvyl transferase family protein gives rise to the protein MRILILWASLDQPNLGVRALAVGTKALAQRVFPDAEIEIQGTGRGDAPMGIMRGRSLVKERVTGEHGLFDWLSSFDLVLDTRAGDSFADIYGFDRLKRMSLFPELAHRVGVPVVLTPQTIGPFTTRRATLLARRSLRQASLVASRDPRSAAFSAQLGRPVDVESTDVVFAIDHPAVERTRDVVLNVSGLLWGENPHVDAARYRADVTAVAKALQAEGRSVTLLSHVVHEDDAPGDNDRYPLAALREELGDVDVVIPSGPDALDEVRRAVGSARLVIGSRMHACLNALSMGTPAVPLAYSRKFAPLLAQLGWDHVVDLREDEVVPRTLAAVADPRLAEDAVTLRERADGMVGRFSQALGDMGASLR
- a CDS encoding lipopolysaccharide biosynthesis protein, which gives rise to MSQNELDPLVPADDPEGASGEPSNTPLTGSAGDERITDDLGTGSAGADAATEEGSHNLGKRAARAAGQTIWTQGLRILVQLGNVVVLARLLDDHAYGVVGMVTAIVGVATIFQDFGLSTAAIQGKHLTRGQRSNLWWINSGAGLVLMLITLAISPLLAGFYHEPAVAGVSMAIAPTFLMAGMVNQYRADLTRGLQVGKLLTIDLVASILALVAGAITAAWDWSYWALVVQRVVTALFPLIALPIAAGWLPRWYDRRQSMRALLSFGVSMAGTQVVAYLASNLDAILMGRFFGANTLGLYNRAVQTLRTPLNQFRPQVTSLGLSVMAKLQDDDERALAYLRRGQLGLGYPVFLLMGLVVAAAPAVVRVVLGAHWIAAVPYMRLVAIGEGLSTLATVGGWIYTSRGLGRAYLRYTMLSALIRMASIIVGAQFGALGVAYAYVVSPIILWPVSILLAGRAGNLHTTPLVWNGLRIFAVSAVATGITWAVCGVAAGLPDVVVCLLACVVMVAAMALLALVLPFVRHDMKDLGTMVRMMVKR
- a CDS encoding IS481 family transposase encodes the protein MSVLPAGLTQTIEQAQCSWPTVKRWVDRYRAGEAMTDRSSRPHSSPNRTPTTVVRRVVSLRSRLREGPVQLAARTGIAPSTVHRILNTARLNRLSYLDRATGQVVRRYEHESPGSLVHVDVKKVGNIPDGGGWRYVGRTQGDHNRQTTDGARRRHGQPRLGWAYVHSVLDDHSRVVYSEVHDDEKAATAVGVLQRAVAWFAARGVVVQRVLSDNGAAYRSRAWTQACERLGVKPRYTRPYRPQTNGKIERYHRTLADGWAYSRHYASEAERRAALPAWTHFYNHHRPHTATGALPPITRLTNLPDQYT
- a CDS encoding IS481 family transposase yields the protein MAHSRARLNVNGRRLLVERVRTQGWPVAHAAKAMGLSRQCAHHWLKRYDELGDAGLYDRSSRPHTMPRRTSASTEQRVLAHRRQHRQGPASISAATGGPVRTVTAILRRHDVPPLACLDPITGEVIRSSQATTRRYERERPGELVHVDVKKLGKIPDGGGWRVLGRAATQADTCRRGRIGYDYVHSMVDDHCRLAYSEIHDDEKADTCAGFVLRAAAYFADHGIERIERVITDNAFVYRHSGAFAAAVAQVGARQKFIKPHCPWHNGKVERFNRTLATQWAYRRAFTSNQERRDALAPWIEFYNTARGHSALNGNPPTARLS